The sequence CAGGTAGAAGCTACCGGCAACTTCAATGTGAACCGTTTAAAAGAACTGGTGCCTACCGTACAATTGTATTCCTCCAATCCGCGGAACACGACATTGAATGTGCGTGGTCTCGGTTCTACATTCGGCCTCACCAATGATGGTATTGATCCCGGTGTAGGTTTCTATGTGGATGGTGTTTACTATGCCCGTCCGGCCGCTACTACGCTCGACTTCATTGATGTAGAGCGGATTGAGGTATTGCGTGGGCCGCAGGGAACCCTGTTTGGTAAAAACACTACGGCCGGCGCTTTCAACATCACCACCCGTAAAGCCAGCTTTACGCCCGGCGCTTCCTTCGAGGCCAGCTATGGCAACTATGGATACCTGCAGGCCAAGGCTTCTGTTACCGGGCCGCTCATTAATAAAAAACTGGCAGGACGCCTGTCTTTTTCCGGCACACAACGTGATGGCTTGCTCTACAATGTAGCCACACAGAAACATACGAATGACCTCAATAACCTCGGCGTGCGCGGCCAATTGCTGTTTACGCCTACCGACAAAACTTCCATTACCCTTGCGGGCGATCTTTCGCGTCAGCGGCCCGACGGCTATGCACAAGTAGTAGCAGGGGTGGTGGTCACCAAGCGGGCAGCTTACCGGCAATTTGATCAGATCATCAAAGACCTCAATTATCAACTGCCCAGCCGGAATGCTTTTGATCGGATCATTGATCACAATACCACCTGGCGTTCGGGCAATGACCTCGGTGGTGTTTCGCTCAATGTGGATGTAAAGATTGGTAATGGTACCCTGACTTCTACCTCGGCCTGGCGCTACTGGAACTGGGACCCTTCCAACGATCGTGACTTCACCGGCCTGGCTGTATTGAGCTTATCACAGGCCACTTCAAAACACCAGAACTGGTCGCAGGAGATCCGTTATGCAGGTAATTTCTCTTCCAGGCTGAGCGGCGTTATTGGTGTTTTTGCCATTGGGCAGGACCTCAAGACCGATCCTTACCATATAGAAGAATCCGGCTCGGCACAGTGGCGTTTTTCACAAAGCACTACCAGTGATAAATGGAAAACACCCGGCCTCTTTGATGGATTCGGCATCAGGACCGTATCCAGGCTGAAGACTTTTGGCGGCGCCATCTTCGGCCAGATTGATTGGGCCATCACGGACCGCCTGCATGTATTGCCCGGCCTCCGGTTCAATTACGACAAGAAAGAAGTAGATTATGACCGGAAAACGTACGGCGGCCTGCAAACCGACGATCCTTCCCTGATCGCCCTAAAGAACCTCGTATATACCAACCAGGCCTTTACAGCCGATGTGGATGAGAACAACCTGTCGGGTCAACTGACCGTTACCTATAAAGCCACTAACAACATCAATGCTTTTGCCACTTACTCCACCAGCTACAAACCGGTGGGCGTGAACCTGGGTGGTTTACCTACGTCCAACGGCGAGGTAATGACCGAACTGGCGCAGATCAAACCTGAATATGTAACCCATTTTGAAGTGGGATTAAAAACCAAACCAACGCCCAATTCCATCGTGAACATCGTATTCCATCACACAGATGTGAAAGATTATCAAACGCAGGTGCAAACGGCAGAGGTGGGTGTGAACCGTGGTTACCTGGCCAATGCAGAGAAAGTACGGGTGTTTGGCGTTGAGTTGGATGCCAACATCACCCTTGGCCAGTATTTGTCCTTATACGGTGCAGCAGCTTATACTGAAGCGGAATATGTTTCCTTTAAGAATGCGCCTGTTCCCCTCGAAGAGACCGGTGGAGCATCAGCCTTCAAAGATATCTCCGGCGGCGATCTGCCCGGTATCTCCAAATGGGCAGGTTCACTCGGCGGAGAAGTTACGACCGGCCTGTCGAAAGCGCTTGGACATAGCGGTAAATACTTCCTTGGGTTCGATACCTATTTCCGTTCTTCATTTTCGTCCAGTCCTTCTCCCTCTCAGTACCTGAATATTCCGGGTTATGCGTTGGTCAACGGCCGCATTGGCTTCCGGGCATTGAATGGCCTTTCCTTTTTTGTATGGGGCCGCAACCTGCTGAACAGGGATTACTACGAACAACTGCTGCCGGCGGCCGGTAATGCAGGCCACTATGCAGGGGTGTTGGGCGATCAAAGGACCTATGGTATTACTTTACGTTATTCATTATAAGAACGTTTATTCCACCGCCTTTTTAGTGCTTATAACATACATTTTCCTGTCATATTCCCTGCCTGTTCAGGGTTTGTGAATATTTTAGTTATTTATAGCAAAAGAAACCTTATCTTTATAGGGTAATCGAGCTTTGCATCAGTAATCGTTAATTATCCTGCATTAGAACTTCGCATTTTAATTAGTCTCTTACTCCGTGCTTTCTCATTGTTTTTAATTTTAATTATTAAGAAATGAACATTTACGTTTCAAACTTAAGTTTCAACGTGCAGGATGAAGACTTAAGGGAATTTTTTGCTCCTTATGGAGAAGTAACTTCAGCCAAAATTATTACCGACAGGGAAACCGGCACCTCCCGTGGATTTGGATTTGTGGAAATGTCCGATGACGCAGCCTCTAAGAAGGCTATTGCTGAATTGGATGGCGCTACGGTAGAAGGCAGGACCATCAAAGTAATGGAAGCCAAGCCAAAAGAAGACAGGCCCCGCAGTAACAACCCTTTCCGCAACAGTGGCGGCGGCGGTGGTTACAACAATGGTAACAGCTACAATAAGAACAGGTATTAATATATTTGTCTTTATTCTGAGAAAGCCCCGCCAAAAGCGGGGCTTTTTTATGGAGATACAGCTACTCCACCATCACTTCTTTAAATGGCGACACCAGTTTCTTATACGGCGCTTCAAAAAATAGCTTCACAAAGTCAATCCCTTTCATAGCTACCCTGGCCCCATGACCATTATTGTGCACGATCAGCACCTGCGCATTGGGCATCGTACGTTGAATGAGCCTGTTATAGAAGGGTGGGCACCAGGGATCTGCATCCCCCGCTGCCAGCAGGGCCGGCACGTTGGAGTACACCGGTGTTTTAGCAACAGGCGGTTCCGGCTTCACCTGCCAGCAATCACATATAGCATGGTTTACATTATTGAAAGGATGACCCGCCAGCCAGGGTAGCAGGGTATCCTGTTTTTTGACCAGGGCCTTATTGGCATACGCAATCTGTTCTGAACAATAGATACTGTACCGCATACCGGCGGATAATGAGTTGTTATCGTTGAAAATGCCATTCAGTTTTTCTTTCACATAGGGCGCATGATTGCCATTGATCAGTTCATTCATCACGAAGGGTACTGTTTTTAACTGCCAGTTATTAATACGGTCAATCACTGCATCAATCAGCTCATTTTTGGTGTATTGGATGGTAAGGGTATCAGTGCTCCCTTTTTCCAAATAGCGTATACTAAAGCGCTTGCCGGCAATAGCCGTGAAATATTGACGGAACCGTTCTCTTAGTCCGGCATACCGGGGATCATGCGTGGAATCAGTTTCGCAATTATCAAACACTTTATTCAGGGCTTCGTTGAAACTGAACAACGCATGTTCTTCATAATTCACATAACCGGGCAGGGGAGAGTTCAGGAATAATGCTTTGACGGCTTCGGGGTGGTTGCGGGCTACCGTAAGCATCAGTCCGCCGCTGTAAGAAATGCCAAATAACCGGAGGGAATCCAACTTTAGCGCTTTGCGCAGGTCGTTAATATCAGCAGCGCTTTCGATCGTAGTATAAGCAGAAAGGTCAATGCCCTGCGCTGCCAGTCGCTTCCGGCATTCTTTTACTGCTATTAGCTGCAGACTGTCTTTGGAGAGGTTCTCCCGGTAAGCCCTTTTCACGGCTGTTGCCACTTCGGGACAATCCAGGCAGGGCTGTGACTTTTTAGTGCCCCGCTGGTCAAAAATGAGGAAGCCGCCAAACTGAAAGAAATCAGAGTTATACCGCAGGCTGTCAAAATTACCAATCGTACTATAGCCGGGGCCACCGGTCGTGTACAATAGCACATTCTTCGTGGAATCCATCCCCGGCTTGCGGGCAAATACAAAAGGTACTTTGATGGTGCGGCCGCCCGGCTTCTGCCGGTTCTCCGGCACCACCAGGTAACCACAGCGGGTGATCAATCCCGGTGCTGTTTTGATCATACAGTCGCAGGGTTCAATCCTGGGTACATAACCCTGAGCAAAAGAGGAAATACTTAAGCCGATCAATAGAAGGGCAAAGAGAACAAGTGTTTTCATGTGCTATTACTTTTCTGCTGGCAAATTAATAGAGGCGGCTAAGGTAGGAAAGGTAAAAAACGGACAATCTTATAAACCGGCAGTAGTAATCCGCCGGCCGGTAAACCTGACTACATCTTTATAGAAATGGCTCATATCGTAATAACCATAAGCAGCGGGGGAAAATGCTGTTTTATGGGTGATATAGTCAGTCAGGGCTGTCCTGGCCCGCATAGTGGCAAAGAAATGTTTGGGGCTGGCGCCAATCACCTGGGTGAAATACCGGTAGAAGGTTTTCTCCGTCATATATTGCCGGCTGGCCAGCTCATAGTTATTCAATTGCATGCCCGATGCACAGAAGGCCTCAATCGTGTCCTGCACACATTGCAGGTAATGCAGCCTTTCGCGATTGTGCAGCAGCTTGTCCAGTAGAAAGCTTTCCAGTAAGCGCATCCTGCTGTCAAAATTATCCAGCCGTTTCAGTTTGTGCAACAGTGTATCGGGGATTACCTCGTTTACATTGATCACAGCAGCACCGATCTTTCTTTGGGGGATACCGAAGATGGCTTCAAAGCCACCGGGATTGAACTTCACCGTGAATATATTATCGGTGGGCAGGTTACGTCTTTCCACAATCGCGCTCCTTAATAATAGCACATCGGTATCTTCATCAACCAGGTGCACCTGGTCTCCCTGCTTCAGGTGATAAGGAGTGCCCAAATTGAGCCAGATGGTAGGCGTGTAGCTGGGGAACATCTTTACTGTGAAAGGGGCTTCCCCTACATAATGACGCATGGCCTCCGGCGAAGTCTCGGAGAAAAATTCAATATGCGCCGCCAGTTCAGGACAGGGCAGTTTAAACTGGTACAGCTTCCGGATATTGTCGAAGATTTCTACCATACTCATCTACAGACAACAAAACAACGGAATTGTTTCGACATAAAATAATAGCCGGCGCCCGCCTCGAACCATGAATGACAATCCAAACAAAGAAATGGACACCCGTCCGGGAAGAAAAATGTAAACCCCTTGATATTTATAAAGATAGGGATAGCACAGGAAGGGCATCCCATAGAAAACCAGTATATTGCCAACAACCGTAAACTGCTCCTTTTGCCGCCGCACCCAAACAACAACAATCCGGTTGCCCGGATGCCCGATGAAGTTACGTTGGTAAGTCTCGCCGCCGGTGGAGACCAATTGGCATACGGCCGTCTGTATACTTACTATTATCCCCAGTTGTACAATTCGCTCTCCTTCATGGCGCAATCACATGAGGATGCACAGGAGATCATCCATGAAACCTTCCTCAAGATCTGGAAGGGCAGGGATACGCTCGCCTTTGTCCGGTCGTTCGAAGACTATGCTTATACGATCGCCAAAAACCTGCTCTTTAACCAACTCAAAAGAAAAAAGATCAACCAACGGGTCATGCAATCCCTTTCTGATCAATCCATCAGGAACACAGGCTCATCACCCGACCAGGAATACCTGTACAAGCAATATTATCAAACAGCCATTGCTGCTATCAACCAGCTCTCTGCGCAGAAGCAGCGGATATTTCTGTTGCGTACACAGGAGGGCCTGTCGCTGGAGGAGATCGCTCAGGAAATGGGCATTAGTGTTTCGGCTGTAAAAAAGCACCTGTATGCGGCCTTTGATTCGGTGAAAGAAGCCCTCCGGCAAAACACAGGCGACGCGTTGGTCCTGCTTCTATTATTTTTTTATTAAAAAAAGTAGCACTTCGGGGTATCCGTTTTATTTCCTCAGTTGTCAGTAACAAGCCGAATATATGGAAGATGCAAAAATCATAGTGCTGATGCAAGGCTACCAGGCCGGTACGCTCTCCGAAGAAGAGGCCATTGCCTTCTTTCAATGGTATAGCCAGGCCAGCCTGGAAGAGTTTAACCGCATCTTTTCCCAATACAACGGGCCGGACGCATTGCCGGCCTACCCGGATATGCCCGATGAATTCAGGATGCAACTGGAGCAGGCCATTCGCGATCATGAAGCGAATGAGCAGCAGGCGCGTGTGGTGCCACTATTCCGCCGTTACCGGTGGGGATGGGCGGCCGCCATTATCCTGTTAATAGGAGTGGGGGGATATCTCTTCTATCAAAGCCGGCAACCCGATGCAGCAGCCATCGTGAACAAATACCAGCCCAATGATGCAGCGCCGGGCACAACGAAAGCCGTATTGACACTATCAGATGGCCGCCAGGTTACCATCGACACGGCCCAGTCTGGCCAATTGGCGGTACAGGGCAAAACGATCGTGGAGCATGATCAGGGTGCTATTACTTACAACGGTAAAGGACAGGAGAAAACACCAAAATCAGCTCAGCAACCACTCTACAATACCCTCACTACCGGTCGGGGCGAGCAATCGCCTCCGCTGGTATTATCCGATGGGACCAAAGTATGGCTCAATGCTCTTTCTTCCATCCGCTTTCCGGTTGCTTTTACAGGCAACGTCCGGCAGGTGGAGATCACCGGCGAAGCTTATTTCGAAGTGGCGTCGGCGCTCTCTCCTGTTGAAGAAAGCAAAAAGATTGCTTTTATCGTCAACATAGTGACCCCTTCAGGAGATGGGGCGGCCGTAGAAGTAGTAGGCACACAATTTAACATCAATGCCTATCCCGATGAAATAGCTATAAAAACTACGCTGCTGGAAGGAAAGGTGAAAGTGTCACTTACCCAACCACAAACTACCAACTCGCAACCACAAACTTTACTTCCCGGCCAGCAAGCCCAGATTGTCAATAATCAATTATCAATAAT comes from Paraflavitalea devenefica and encodes:
- a CDS encoding RNA recognition motif domain-containing protein — translated: MNIYVSNLSFNVQDEDLREFFAPYGEVTSAKIITDRETGTSRGFGFVEMSDDAASKKAIAELDGATVEGRTIKVMEAKPKEDRPRSNNPFRNSGGGGGYNNGNSYNKNRY
- a CDS encoding RNA polymerase sigma factor; this encodes MIFIKIGIAQEGHPIENQYIANNRKLLLLPPHPNNNNPVARMPDEVTLVSLAAGGDQLAYGRLYTYYYPQLYNSLSFMAQSHEDAQEIIHETFLKIWKGRDTLAFVRSFEDYAYTIAKNLLFNQLKRKKINQRVMQSLSDQSIRNTGSSPDQEYLYKQYYQTAIAAINQLSAQKQRIFLLRTQEGLSLEEIAQEMGISVSAVKKHLYAAFDSVKEALRQNTGDALVLLLLFFY
- a CDS encoding TonB-dependent receptor translates to MRKLLTSLAFILLSVIIASAQGTVTGAVKDSVGNPIVGATVVVKGGNSYAIADGSGQFSITTKKIPPFTLRITAVGFAAKEVEIAGLGSQVAVVLSHDNSLTEVVITSRRRIETAQDVPIPISVVGGAQVEATGNFNVNRLKELVPTVQLYSSNPRNTTLNVRGLGSTFGLTNDGIDPGVGFYVDGVYYARPAATTLDFIDVERIEVLRGPQGTLFGKNTTAGAFNITTRKASFTPGASFEASYGNYGYLQAKASVTGPLINKKLAGRLSFSGTQRDGLLYNVATQKHTNDLNNLGVRGQLLFTPTDKTSITLAGDLSRQRPDGYAQVVAGVVVTKRAAYRQFDQIIKDLNYQLPSRNAFDRIIDHNTTWRSGNDLGGVSLNVDVKIGNGTLTSTSAWRYWNWDPSNDRDFTGLAVLSLSQATSKHQNWSQEIRYAGNFSSRLSGVIGVFAIGQDLKTDPYHIEESGSAQWRFSQSTTSDKWKTPGLFDGFGIRTVSRLKTFGGAIFGQIDWAITDRLHVLPGLRFNYDKKEVDYDRKTYGGLQTDDPSLIALKNLVYTNQAFTADVDENNLSGQLTVTYKATNNINAFATYSTSYKPVGVNLGGLPTSNGEVMTELAQIKPEYVTHFEVGLKTKPTPNSIVNIVFHHTDVKDYQTQVQTAEVGVNRGYLANAEKVRVFGVELDANITLGQYLSLYGAAAYTEAEYVSFKNAPVPLEETGGASAFKDISGGDLPGISKWAGSLGGEVTTGLSKALGHSGKYFLGFDTYFRSSFSSSPSPSQYLNIPGYALVNGRIGFRALNGLSFFVWGRNLLNRDYYEQLLPAAGNAGHYAGVLGDQRTYGITLRYSL
- a CDS encoding FecR family protein, translating into MEDAKIIVLMQGYQAGTLSEEEAIAFFQWYSQASLEEFNRIFSQYNGPDALPAYPDMPDEFRMQLEQAIRDHEANEQQARVVPLFRRYRWGWAAAIILLIGVGGYLFYQSRQPDAAAIVNKYQPNDAAPGTTKAVLTLSDGRQVTIDTAQSGQLAVQGKTIVEHDQGAITYNGKGQEKTPKSAQQPLYNTLTTGRGEQSPPLVLSDGTKVWLNALSSIRFPVAFTGNVRQVEITGEAYFEVASALSPVEESKKIAFIVNIVTPSGDGAAVEVVGTQFNINAYPDEIAIKTTLLEGKVKVSLTQPQTTNSQPQTLLPGQQAQIVNNQLSIINNPNIDQTIAWKRGLFDFNRASLQTVLRQLSRWYDIEVKFEGNIPAQTFRGKMTRDLNLSQVIQALQEVDVKFRIEGKTLIVTAPQ
- a CDS encoding AraC family transcriptional regulator, encoding MSMVEIFDNIRKLYQFKLPCPELAAHIEFFSETSPEAMRHYVGEAPFTVKMFPSYTPTIWLNLGTPYHLKQGDQVHLVDEDTDVLLLRSAIVERRNLPTDNIFTVKFNPGGFEAIFGIPQRKIGAAVINVNEVIPDTLLHKLKRLDNFDSRMRLLESFLLDKLLHNRERLHYLQCVQDTIEAFCASGMQLNNYELASRQYMTEKTFYRYFTQVIGASPKHFFATMRARTALTDYITHKTAFSPAAYGYYDMSHFYKDVVRFTGRRITTAGL
- a CDS encoding alpha/beta fold hydrolase, encoding MKTLVLFALLLIGLSISSFAQGYVPRIEPCDCMIKTAPGLITRCGYLVVPENRQKPGGRTIKVPFVFARKPGMDSTKNVLLYTTGGPGYSTIGNFDSLRYNSDFFQFGGFLIFDQRGTKKSQPCLDCPEVATAVKRAYRENLSKDSLQLIAVKECRKRLAAQGIDLSAYTTIESAADINDLRKALKLDSLRLFGISYSGGLMLTVARNHPEAVKALFLNSPLPGYVNYEEHALFSFNEALNKVFDNCETDSTHDPRYAGLRERFRQYFTAIAGKRFSIRYLEKGSTDTLTIQYTKNELIDAVIDRINNWQLKTVPFVMNELINGNHAPYVKEKLNGIFNDNNSLSAGMRYSIYCSEQIAYANKALVKKQDTLLPWLAGHPFNNVNHAICDCWQVKPEPPVAKTPVYSNVPALLAAGDADPWCPPFYNRLIQRTMPNAQVLIVHNNGHGARVAMKGIDFVKLFFEAPYKKLVSPFKEVMVE